GGCGCTGGCGTTTAGCGCGCCGGTTAGCATTGGCGGCGACCCGATTGATGGCGGCAGCGGTGTGCGCACCTTCCCGGGTTCGATTGACGATGTGGCTATCTTCAAACGCTCGCTGTCGCAAAGTGAGTTGCTCGGTCTCTATACCGCGGCTTCGGGAGTTTCGACATTTGCGCCGCAAATCTCAGTGAACCCAACCAATGTGACTGTCTATCAGGTGCAGACGGCGCAGTTCAGCATTCAGGCGACGGGAGTTCCAACGCCCAGTTATCAATGGCAGCAAGGCATCACCGGCAGCGGCGGTCCTTACACCAACATTAATAATAGCGGACAATTCTCGGGCGCCAACTCACCTACCCTGACAATTAGCAATGTGGATTTCCCGAACGCGCTCGACTATATCGTCGTAGTATCGAATCCAGGTGGAACCGTAATGAGCGCACCGGCGACGTTGAGCGTCTTGCAAACGAATGCTTCCGGCAATGTTACGCTCACTTCCAACGGCGTGCCAGTCATCGAAGTCCAGGGGCAGGACTGGAACACTCTCGGTGTGTGGAGCGACGGTCAGGCGGTATCCAACTCCGCGGTTACTTCGCCGTTCGATACGTATGAAGTTCCGGTGAACGCCATTCTGCGCTCGCCGACGGCGGCGGCAGCCTTCCCCGGAAGAAGTTTAACCATTGATGGCAATGGAATTTTCGTCAGCGGCGCGGGAACAAATGTCGGTTCGAGCACGGGCGAATTCCGCATCAAAGCGACGCCCATCACGGTTCCGAAACTCGTGATGAACGGCGGTCAGATTGACGAATCAGTGGGTGGTTCAGCGGGCGGACCGCCGACGCTAGCCCCAGTCGTGCTCAATGGTGAGATTGATATTCTTGCCAACACGCCATTCTATAATGACACAGGAAATGACGAAGGGCTTACGATCAACTCGCTCTTGACCGGAACTGGTAATGTAGAGTTCCGCGACCAGGGTTATTCGATCACCAACGGCAATACTATGAATATTGCCAACAGCGCCAATACTTACTCCGGCACCTGGGATGTCATTCAAGGCACGCTGCTCGGAACGGGAACGGGCGCGCTGGGAACTAATAACATCACCATCGGCACGACGGGCGCGCTGGAAACCACCTATGACCTAAATGCTCCGCACGCGACCTTAATGGTTAATGGCAAGGTATTATTGCATCAGAATGATACTTTCCTGAACGTAGTGGTCGGGGGAACCAGTTTGGCGGCGGGCAATTATCCATTCGCTACGCTGGCGTCGTCCTTCCCGGATAACTTTCCGGCGAATTGGCCAATACAGACCGGTTCAACGATGACGAATGCCTCGGGCAGCATTACGGTCCTTGTGGGATCCGGCCAGGCACGTCCGACGATCCATTCCAGCTTCGCCAACGGACAGATCGTGCTAAGTTGGAGCAACGCGGGGTTGGGAATACTCCAAAGTGCGACAAATGCGGCTGGGCCGTGGGCGGTGGTGTCAGGCGCCACTTCGCCCTACACCAATTCCATCTCGACCAATACGCCGCAGCTTTACTTCAGATTGCGCGCGCAATAAATCGCGCCGGCTAATTCCACCGCCGCAATATCTCACTCATCGGGATATTGCGGCGTTCTTGCGTACCTGTATCGAAAATCTTTGGCTTGCTCAGATGCAACCAATTTGATTTGTCAAGTCCCCGTCTTCGTGATTTGCACATTTTAGATTTTTATAAAATGATAGCTGGCGACCACCGGTCATATTGTGAAAGAGCAACGCACTCATTGTATCGTCGTTTTGGTTTTGCTGGTTAGTTTTCTGGCCTGCTGCGCAAGCGAGGCGGGCATTCTCCCGGCGGATGTTCTGTCTGAACTCAACAGCTATAATCTGAATTGGACAACGCCCAGCGCCAACGGTTCTCCCGGTTCCATGCCCATCGGCAACGGCGATCTCACCGCCAATGTATGGGTTGAAAACAACGGCGGCGATCTGTTGATGTATATCGGCAAGTCTGACAGTCTCAGTGAAGGCACGCGGATTCTAAAGCTTGGCCGCGAGCGAATTCATTTTTCGCCGAATCCCTTTGCCACCGGCCAGCCCTTCAATCAAACGCTGGATTTTTATCACGGCGAAATTGATATCACAGCGGGTCAGGCGGGCTCGCAAATTTCCCTGCGCATTTATGCGGATGCCAATCAACCGCTGATTCGCATCACGGCCAGCGGCCAGCAGAATTTCACGATGTCCTGCTCGAATGAAATCTGGCGCACTTCAGCCCAGGGAACCACGAACGGAGACTCGGACAGTTTTCGCGGTGTGGCTGGCGCGACTCCGGCTCCCGTTGAGAGCGCCGATCAAACCGTGGCTCTCCCGGATCGTTTGGTATGGTACCACAAAAATACGAGTTCTTACTTTAATTCGATCTTCAAGGCGGAAAATCTTAACGGACTGTCGGGCGGTTATAGCGACCCGTGGACCAACCGCATTTTTGGCGCGACGATTCTGGCCACAAATTTCAGCGTCGCAAATAATCAATTATTGCAATCCGGCTTGGGCACAAACTTCCTGATTTCCATTTATCCATACACGACGCAGGCGGCGAATGAAGCCATTTGGCAAAGCCAGATGAATGCGCAGATAGCGGCGGCGGCATCCACTGACGAAGGCACAGCGCGGAACAATCATTACGCGTGGTGGGACGCTTTTTGGAATCGAAGCTGGATCTTCATCAGTGGCGACGCGAATGCAACCAATGTGACTCGCGGTTATCTTGAACAACGCTTTCTTGACGCGTGCCAGGGTCGCGGGAAATTTCCGATCCACTTTAACGGCGGACTTTTTACTTTCGATTACAACGGGCAAAATGCCGACTATCGAAACTGGGGACCGGGTTATTGGAACCAAAATACGCGGCTTTCTTACTGGCCGATGCTGGCGTCCGGTGATTTCGAGATGATGCTCCCGTTTTTCAACATCTATACGAATATGCTGCCGCTGCAAATGGCGGCGACGCAAAAATATTATGGCCATGCCGGCGCTTTTTTCCCGGAAACTTTCAATCTTTTTGGACTTTATTACGGCGATGATTGGGGTTGGAACAGCAGCACCGCGACGACCTGTGGCGATACTTACATCAAGTATCATTACCAGGGCGGACTGGAAACCCTCGCGATGATGCTTAGCTATTATGATTACACGCAAGATAGCGCGTTCGCCACGAACTACCTCGTGCCGATCGCGACACAAGCCATTCGCTTCTTTAATGATCACTGGTCAAAGGTGAATGGAAAACTTTTCTTCTATCCGGCCAATGCGTGTGAGATGTATTGGAGTTGTACCAATTCAGCCGATTATATCTCTGGCCTTAACTCAGATATTCAACGGTTGCTCTCACTGCCCGCTAATTTGACGACGCCCGCGTTGACGAACGAATGGAACAGTTGTTTGACGGCGTTGCCGCCATTGCCGATGGATTCAACGGGCACTTATGTGAAACCGGCGCAGACATACGGCGTCACGCGCAATTCCGAGAACCCCGAATGCTATTGTATTTTTCCGTATCGGCTTTTTGGATTGGGCACGTCGAATTTCAATGTTGGTTTGGCCACTTTTAATAACCGGACGGTGCAGAACTATAAATTCGATTGGAGCCAGGACGTGATTGAAGAACCACTGGTTGGGTTGACCAGTGCGGCGCAGGCGGATGTCATCAATAATTTCAAAGACACAGATTCAGCGTGCCGGTTTCAGGCATTTTGGACTTCGCGAAATGATTATATTCCGTGCGAAGATACCGGAGGCGCGGCGCGAAGTGGCTTGGAATATATGCTTTTGCAATGCGTTGGGAATCAGATTCGCCCGTTGCCAGCGTGGCCGACGATGTGGAGCGTGGATTATAAGTTGTGCGCGCCGAGTAATACAACCGTTCGTCTGATTCTGACGAACGGTGTTGTCTCACAACTAACCGTGTCTCCCGCCATTCGCACCAATGATCTGGTAGAGCCGACACCGGCGGCGCCTTCCAGCGTTACAGCCAAAGGCGGTTTCGGACAGGCGGGGATTTTCTGGACAGCTTCGACCGGCACGAGTGCCTATAATGTCAAGCGAGCGACGGTGAGTGGTGGCCCATACATTAACATAGCCACGAATATAACCGGCTTGAGCTATATCAATACCGGCCTATCAAACGGAACAAATTATTATTACGTTATTTCGGCATTGAATCTTTGGGGAGAAAGCACCAATTCGGGGGAAGTAACGATTACTCCGGGAACGAATGCAGCAGTGCGATTCGAGGGAGATTTGATTGTGAATCTTCCATCGCAAAATCTCACGCCGGGTTCAAAGGTTTGGACCAACCAGACCAGCAATGCCAAGGGTGTAGGGAATTTTACCAGCGTTGGCAATGCGAATCTCGATTTGGTTAATCTGACGTGGAACGGTCAAAGCGTTCGCACTCTATTCATTAATCAAAATGGAAACAACTCGGTTCAGTCTGCTTTAGTAAGCCCGACAGAAATTAATTCGAACAATCCAGTTTCAGTCGAAGCTTGGATCTACCCCGTGGACGTCAATCAAACCAGTTGTTACCTCAACTATGGAGATCAGGGCGGCAGCAGTTCGCCGATGAACGAGCGAGAGTTTGATTACGACACCGGCGGGCATGGTGTGATCTCGGGAAATTTTGGCAACCTGGACACCGGCTGGGCAACGACACCAACCGCAGCGGCCTGGCATTACATCGCGGTCACTTACGACGGCACGCGCATTCAGGGTTATATGGACGGGAATCTGGATGTGACTCGCACCATCGGCACACCCATCTCGACCGTTCAAACCGTCATGCAAGTCGGTTCGGCGATCAATGGCACGAGCATGAATGGCGGCAACGATCCGTTTCATGGCTATATCGCCTGCGCGCGAGTGGAGAGCGGTTTGTTGACGGCGGATGATATTACTGCAAATTATGTGCTCGGACCTTTGGGTACGGCGGCGGCCATCACGCCAGCGGGGTTGGCGGCCGCGGCGGGTGATGGTCAAGTAAAACTCTCCTGGAACGCTTCTGCCAATGCTACTGGTTATTACCTTCGGCGCTCGAATGCTGCCAATGGCACTTATACTGTCATCGCAACGAATTTAAGTTCGTTGAGCTTCACCAATACCGGTTTGAGTAATGGAGCAATCTATTATTTCACAATATCAGCCACAAACTCCGCCGGGGAAAGCAGTGTTTCAATTCCGGTTAGCGCCCAACCAGTTTCGATGATTCCACCGCAGTTGAGTGCAAGCGTTAGCACTGGCCAGATACAATTCAACTGGCCGCTGAATAACGTGGGTTGGATATTGCAAGCGCAAACCAATTTGGCTGGTTCAGGTATTACCGCGAATTGGACGATCGTTGCCGCCTCACAGTTGACGAATCAAATAGCGATTCCGATTACGACTAATGGCAATGTCTTTTTCCGTTTAGTTTATCCGTGAGAATCTCTTGATAGTCAGGTCACTGATAATTGATCACCGGTTCGCGCCTTGGCTCAATTTGAAATGACTGGTCATTCCGCCGTTTGAACTTCCGCCGACCATC
This portion of the Verrucomicrobiia bacterium genome encodes:
- a CDS encoding DUF5703 domain-containing protein, producing MKEQRTHCIVVLVLLVSFLACCASEAGILPADVLSELNSYNLNWTTPSANGSPGSMPIGNGDLTANVWVENNGGDLLMYIGKSDSLSEGTRILKLGRERIHFSPNPFATGQPFNQTLDFYHGEIDITAGQAGSQISLRIYADANQPLIRITASGQQNFTMSCSNEIWRTSAQGTTNGDSDSFRGVAGATPAPVESADQTVALPDRLVWYHKNTSSYFNSIFKAENLNGLSGGYSDPWTNRIFGATILATNFSVANNQLLQSGLGTNFLISIYPYTTQAANEAIWQSQMNAQIAAAASTDEGTARNNHYAWWDAFWNRSWIFISGDANATNVTRGYLEQRFLDACQGRGKFPIHFNGGLFTFDYNGQNADYRNWGPGYWNQNTRLSYWPMLASGDFEMMLPFFNIYTNMLPLQMAATQKYYGHAGAFFPETFNLFGLYYGDDWGWNSSTATTCGDTYIKYHYQGGLETLAMMLSYYDYTQDSAFATNYLVPIATQAIRFFNDHWSKVNGKLFFYPANACEMYWSCTNSADYISGLNSDIQRLLSLPANLTTPALTNEWNSCLTALPPLPMDSTGTYVKPAQTYGVTRNSENPECYCIFPYRLFGLGTSNFNVGLATFNNRTVQNYKFDWSQDVIEEPLVGLTSAAQADVINNFKDTDSACRFQAFWTSRNDYIPCEDTGGAARSGLEYMLLQCVGNQIRPLPAWPTMWSVDYKLCAPSNTTVRLILTNGVVSQLTVSPAIRTNDLVEPTPAAPSSVTAKGGFGQAGIFWTASTGTSAYNVKRATVSGGPYINIATNITGLSYINTGLSNGTNYYYVISALNLWGESTNSGEVTITPGTNAAVRFEGDLIVNLPSQNLTPGSKVWTNQTSNAKGVGNFTSVGNANLDLVNLTWNGQSVRTLFINQNGNNSVQSALVSPTEINSNNPVSVEAWIYPVDVNQTSCYLNYGDQGGSSSPMNEREFDYDTGGHGVISGNFGNLDTGWATTPTAAAWHYIAVTYDGTRIQGYMDGNLDVTRTIGTPISTVQTVMQVGSAINGTSMNGGNDPFHGYIACARVESGLLTADDITANYVLGPLGTAAAITPAGLAAAAGDGQVKLSWNASANATGYYLRRSNAANGTYTVIATNLSSLSFTNTGLSNGAIYYFTISATNSAGESSVSIPVSAQPVSMIPPQLSASVSTGQIQFNWPLNNVGWILQAQTNLAGSGITANWTIVAASQLTNQIAIPITTNGNVFFRLVYP